Proteins from a genomic interval of Stenotrophomonas sp. 24(2023):
- a CDS encoding discoidin domain-containing protein translates to MPISERIKINLGATAWKYIRDSDPPEAMKPGFDDSGWQSVGIPHSINENEMFSNTQSGGGAGFMHGQAWYRKHFTLPGSYAGRKILVEFEGAHTGVQVYVNGQLVRGSSAFNKDATHVNGFLPFVIDITDMVKTDGSDNVMAVKVAANANFFENPDFSGGFRFGQGDTGIFRPVYMYVTNRVHIPQNVYPVLNTWGTYIATESIADDRKSARVRVETNLLNETSEAQQAVLTTQIVDVEGQVVAQTQDTRTLPANPASPLRPTGIVQYLNVANPVLWFPNNSKYGRPYMYRVNHIVSINGVVVDASQSPLGIRTITWDKDFPIINGYAHHLWGASGRYDYPALGTAVPEEQQWRDLKLLADAGGNIYRPGHSASSPEFVAAADALGVFIVQPSGDGENGFAGSCYRESQPTTDCPQNLINKYPLKLELHREMIVRDRSNPSILGWEANNGVMDHNFAQEVRQVTNQWDPVATRAQVDRTPDDRNGDVLGCSRESCELNVKDQFPNKPAWSAEYWGRGEFRESYDYEIAMAAPFMDDWRRGVVHNAFGIAHWYLAETPGETSTFWSGVEDKRVRSLGDSMMDGGRLPKLLYYTYKAAWTPYTIRPVVHLAHHWNRSGTVRVNAFSNCPAVNLYVNGKQQGTSQIPNSITVENNDTSQNTTGLVGQVHWDNVKFEPGTLTAQCLDEFGTVKAEDSRVTAGAADHLELVVEPALQRPDGSTFKWTANGSDAVFITARVVDANGVVVPDASNTITFNVSDATVANYRGGWNHIVTNPDDFTPKNLAYHSPGDHELAAEGGLQRIAIRTTFKPGTVTVTATSPGLGAGRATYAVEASNPQVQGISDVPVVLLQPQDQLVSAGQPARFAVMATGAGPLGFQWLRNGTPIPGATASTLVTPATALIDTDTTFSVNVTNAKGVVQSRSAKLTVYPPVAPSFDTQIADQSLIEGAPVVFEVKVSGSPELTFQWLRNDVAIDGATDARYEIAAASMRDNGAVFKVRVTNPVAQVVSLPATLTVKPAEGLEIGTQPLNQVAALNQSAKFSVTLKHGSEPVKYEWRGPRGVVGTNKAELLIESVQSTDFGNYSVTITNAAGSVSSQPATLSQAAPGVNLARGKVAFASSYQNEGGMPASNVTDGNVSTPWGSAIPAPEDQDKPYEATITVDLGAPLPFNDIILRWEAAHASKYQVDVSNDNKEWRTVFPSGDNAPGGVEEFGFPTTTARYVRVTGQKRATQYGYSLYEVEVYNVATCGPDTERYSVVDQGHVRDNQTTLLWNRAHFTLTGDQQLTQAKAALYCRDQGARLPTREEAVSISGRNAASCAFPKAWKTWTSNNVPGDDRLAYWVSSGGDVNVGTADNLPGWALCVAGTPQVKAPQVTVQPAGLTATVGTSAHFAVGASGTDPLTYVWFRNRTQVQSSASPFYDTPVLTLDDNGSQFYVVVSNSAGTVTSQEVTLTVKAATDPGNGNPQQPGQPPVIVMQPADQAAAIGKTATFTVGATLPAGHQASYQWERDGQPIAGATAANYTTAPVTLDDNGARFGVQVRDGNATTLSNAAVLSVVDGVPSTSDNLALHKDVHASGNENPVFSDPKNVVDGDPESRWSSDFNDDAYIDIDLGRPQAINKVELLWQLAYGKAYRIEVSIDGNDWKTVYNQKAGRGGEEKLSFQTVMAQHVRMQGVKRNTEYGYSLFEFRVFGPQLSIVTQPVAQTVTQGQSAHFSLSVIGSPELSYQWFKNGERVATTSEPSYDTPATTAADNGAVFAVVASVGNSQVKSDDVVLTVLPSNHGGGDNGNGQNPGGNPQQPVDPTPTPSLSLGKRAYSSGVESPIATPAINAIDGRLDTRWASDFHDDAWLTVDLGVPGTVTGVGLRWERAYGAAYLIQTSGNGQDWTTVYTQNAGQGGNEALSFTPVQARYVRMQGVRRASQYGYSLHEFEIYGTPASGTVPPQPVDLAQGRATVASGSEDAGRLGGALAVDGKDDTRWSSDFHDNAWIYVDLGSVQPVGQVVLNWERAYGAAYSIQLSSDAQTWNTVYNQTAGSGGLEHIRIDAAQARYVRMQGVRRGTDYGYSLEAFEVYAPQDGQIPPTQPDPQPQPKPPVIQTQPVNVAVTVGAAARFSVAVAQADGLSYQWSRNGQAIAGATGSSYVLAATTLADNGAVFTVTVTNAAGLSTTSQPATLVVQANEGGTTPPNPGDDDGTTVPDYTVYPNALGVALKNRTHGKFSDDQVYVAVIARDPNENGRFVYLTPDGTPVPMTVADNEAANHLTKNGQNYSNYFFTLAQSKLLKMPKLDGGRIFVSLGSPMYIKVNEDINHQVGFAGPNVLNPTDPNIDVHFDWYEFTYNNIGLWLNNTQVDQFGFPLVEDVYGDNRTWHQRTGIVESRDVIMAAYAKEVPPEFMVTKPTAQRIMAPAKGSFDEGQVNGHYFDAYVNQVWDYYRTHTLRFTLGAQQFTAVTEGEELVFTTVVPQGSTEPPKVYRIGKPNTQEILEGKGKLASGDSTELQIETRLCAGFNRHIMEDASIWDAHTAGWYATGPYNAYAKFWHDHSVDGKAYGFSYDDVSDQSSTIMAPKPEHVVLGIGW, encoded by the coding sequence GTGCCCATCTCCGAGCGCATCAAGATCAACCTGGGGGCCACGGCGTGGAAATACATCCGCGACTCGGACCCGCCAGAGGCCATGAAGCCCGGCTTCGATGACTCCGGCTGGCAGTCGGTCGGCATCCCGCACTCGATCAACGAGAACGAGATGTTCTCCAACACCCAGTCGGGTGGTGGTGCCGGCTTCATGCATGGCCAGGCCTGGTACCGCAAGCACTTCACCCTGCCTGGCAGCTACGCCGGTCGCAAGATCCTGGTGGAGTTCGAAGGGGCGCATACCGGCGTGCAGGTGTATGTGAACGGTCAGCTGGTCCGTGGCAGCAGCGCCTTCAACAAGGATGCGACCCACGTCAACGGCTTCCTGCCGTTCGTCATCGACATCACCGACATGGTGAAGACCGATGGCAGCGACAACGTCATGGCGGTGAAGGTGGCGGCCAACGCCAACTTCTTCGAGAACCCGGATTTCTCCGGTGGCTTCCGCTTCGGCCAGGGTGACACGGGCATCTTCCGCCCGGTGTACATGTACGTGACCAACCGGGTGCATATCCCGCAGAACGTCTACCCGGTGCTCAACACCTGGGGTACGTACATCGCCACCGAATCCATCGCCGATGACCGCAAGTCGGCACGGGTGCGGGTGGAGACGAACCTGCTCAATGAAACCAGCGAAGCCCAGCAGGCCGTGCTGACGACCCAGATCGTCGACGTCGAAGGGCAGGTGGTGGCACAGACGCAGGACACCAGGACGCTGCCGGCCAACCCGGCCAGTCCGCTGCGTCCCACGGGCATCGTCCAGTACCTCAACGTCGCCAACCCGGTGCTGTGGTTCCCCAACAACAGCAAGTACGGCAGGCCGTACATGTACCGGGTGAACCACATCGTCAGCATCAACGGTGTGGTGGTCGATGCGTCGCAGAGTCCGCTGGGCATCCGCACCATCACCTGGGACAAGGACTTCCCGATCATCAACGGCTACGCGCACCACCTGTGGGGCGCCTCGGGCCGTTATGACTACCCGGCGCTGGGCACGGCCGTGCCCGAGGAACAGCAGTGGCGTGACCTGAAGCTGCTGGCCGATGCCGGTGGCAACATCTACCGTCCCGGCCATTCCGCCTCCAGCCCGGAGTTCGTGGCAGCCGCCGACGCACTGGGTGTGTTCATCGTCCAGCCCAGCGGCGACGGCGAGAACGGGTTTGCCGGTTCCTGCTACCGCGAATCGCAGCCGACCACCGACTGCCCGCAGAACCTGATCAACAAGTACCCGCTGAAGCTTGAGCTGCACCGCGAGATGATCGTCCGCGACCGCAGCAACCCGTCCATCCTGGGCTGGGAAGCGAACAACGGCGTGATGGATCACAACTTCGCGCAGGAAGTCCGCCAGGTCACCAACCAGTGGGACCCGGTGGCGACCCGTGCGCAGGTCGACCGTACGCCCGATGACCGCAATGGCGACGTGCTGGGCTGCTCGCGCGAAAGCTGCGAACTGAACGTCAAGGACCAGTTCCCGAACAAGCCGGCCTGGTCGGCCGAGTACTGGGGCCGTGGCGAGTTCCGCGAAAGCTATGACTACGAAATCGCGATGGCCGCGCCCTTCATGGACGACTGGCGTCGTGGCGTCGTGCATAACGCCTTCGGCATCGCGCACTGGTACCTGGCCGAAACGCCGGGCGAAACCAGCACCTTCTGGAGTGGTGTCGAAGACAAGCGCGTGCGCTCGTTGGGTGACTCCATGATGGACGGTGGCCGCCTGCCGAAGCTGCTGTACTACACCTACAAGGCCGCGTGGACGCCGTACACCATCCGTCCGGTCGTGCATCTGGCCCACCACTGGAACCGTTCCGGTACCGTGCGGGTCAATGCATTCAGCAACTGCCCGGCGGTGAACCTGTACGTCAACGGCAAGCAGCAGGGCACCAGCCAGATCCCCAACAGCATCACCGTCGAGAACAACGACACCTCGCAGAACACCACCGGCCTGGTTGGCCAGGTGCACTGGGACAACGTCAAGTTCGAGCCGGGTACGCTGACGGCGCAGTGCCTGGATGAGTTCGGTACGGTCAAGGCCGAGGATTCGCGTGTCACCGCCGGTGCCGCCGATCACCTGGAACTGGTCGTTGAACCGGCCCTGCAGCGTCCCGATGGCAGCACCTTCAAGTGGACCGCCAACGGTTCCGATGCGGTGTTCATCACTGCCCGCGTGGTTGATGCCAATGGCGTGGTGGTGCCGGATGCCTCCAACACCATCACCTTCAACGTCAGCGACGCGACGGTGGCCAACTACCGTGGTGGCTGGAACCACATCGTCACCAACCCGGACGACTTCACGCCGAAGAACCTGGCCTACCATTCGCCGGGTGACCACGAGCTTGCCGCCGAAGGTGGTCTGCAGCGTATTGCCATCCGCACCACGTTCAAGCCGGGTACGGTCACCGTGACCGCCACCTCGCCGGGCCTGGGTGCAGGCCGGGCGACCTACGCGGTGGAAGCGTCGAACCCGCAGGTGCAGGGCATTTCCGATGTGCCGGTGGTGCTGCTGCAGCCGCAGGACCAGCTGGTCAGTGCCGGTCAGCCCGCACGCTTTGCCGTGATGGCCACCGGTGCCGGTCCGCTGGGCTTCCAGTGGCTGCGCAACGGTACGCCGATCCCGGGTGCCACGGCCAGCACGCTGGTCACCCCGGCCACGGCGCTGATCGACACCGATACGACCTTCAGCGTGAATGTCACCAACGCCAAGGGCGTGGTGCAGTCGCGTTCGGCCAAGCTGACGGTGTACCCGCCGGTGGCGCCGAGCTTCGACACCCAGATCGCCGACCAGAGCCTGATTGAAGGCGCGCCGGTGGTGTTCGAGGTGAAGGTGTCGGGTTCGCCGGAACTGACGTTCCAGTGGCTGCGCAACGATGTCGCCATCGATGGCGCCACCGATGCCCGCTACGAGATCGCTGCAGCATCGATGCGGGACAACGGCGCCGTGTTCAAGGTGCGCGTGACCAACCCGGTCGCGCAGGTCGTTTCCCTGCCGGCAACGCTGACGGTGAAGCCGGCCGAAGGCCTGGAGATCGGCACCCAGCCGCTGAACCAGGTGGCCGCACTGAACCAGTCGGCCAAGTTCTCGGTGACCCTCAAGCACGGCTCGGAGCCGGTGAAGTATGAGTGGCGGGGCCCGCGTGGCGTGGTCGGCACGAACAAGGCCGAACTGCTGATCGAATCGGTGCAGTCGACCGATTTCGGCAACTACTCGGTCACCATCACCAATGCCGCAGGTTCGGTGAGCAGCCAGCCGGCGACCCTGTCGCAGGCCGCTCCGGGTGTGAACCTGGCGCGTGGCAAGGTGGCCTTCGCCAGCAGCTACCAGAACGAAGGGGGCATGCCGGCCAGCAACGTGACCGACGGCAACGTCAGCACGCCGTGGGGCTCGGCGATTCCGGCACCGGAAGACCAGGACAAGCCGTACGAAGCGACCATCACCGTGGACCTGGGTGCGCCGCTGCCGTTCAACGACATCATCCTGCGCTGGGAAGCCGCCCATGCGTCCAAGTACCAGGTGGATGTGTCCAACGACAACAAGGAGTGGAGGACGGTCTTCCCCTCGGGCGACAACGCGCCCGGTGGCGTGGAGGAGTTCGGGTTCCCGACGACCACGGCCCGTTATGTCCGGGTGACCGGCCAGAAGCGTGCCACCCAGTACGGCTACTCGCTGTATGAGGTGGAGGTCTACAACGTCGCTACCTGCGGTCCGGACACCGAGCGTTACAGCGTGGTGGACCAGGGGCACGTACGTGACAACCAGACCACGTTGCTGTGGAACCGTGCGCACTTCACCCTGACCGGTGACCAGCAGCTGACCCAGGCCAAGGCGGCGCTGTACTGCCGTGACCAGGGCGCACGCCTGCCGACCCGCGAGGAAGCAGTGTCGATCAGCGGCCGCAATGCCGCCTCCTGTGCCTTCCCCAAGGCCTGGAAGACCTGGACGTCGAACAACGTTCCCGGTGATGACCGCTTGGCGTACTGGGTGTCCTCCGGTGGTGACGTGAACGTGGGTACCGCTGACAACCTGCCGGGCTGGGCGCTGTGCGTCGCAGGCACGCCGCAGGTGAAGGCACCCCAGGTGACCGTACAGCCGGCCGGCCTGACGGCCACGGTCGGTACCTCGGCCCACTTCGCCGTGGGTGCCAGTGGCACCGATCCGCTGACCTATGTCTGGTTCCGCAACCGTACCCAGGTGCAGAGCAGTGCCAGCCCGTTCTATGACACCCCTGTGCTGACGCTGGACGACAATGGCAGCCAGTTCTACGTGGTGGTCAGCAACTCGGCCGGTACCGTGACCAGCCAGGAAGTCACCCTGACGGTCAAGGCAGCGACCGATCCGGGCAATGGCAACCCGCAGCAGCCCGGCCAGCCGCCGGTGATCGTGATGCAGCCGGCCGACCAGGCCGCCGCCATCGGCAAGACCGCCACCTTCACGGTGGGCGCGACGCTGCCGGCCGGCCACCAGGCCAGCTACCAGTGGGAGCGTGACGGCCAGCCGATCGCCGGTGCCACCGCCGCCAACTACACCACGGCGCCGGTGACCCTGGACGACAACGGTGCGCGCTTCGGCGTGCAGGTCCGTGACGGCAACGCCACGACCCTGAGCAACGCCGCCGTGCTGTCGGTGGTGGACGGCGTGCCGTCGACCTCGGACAACCTGGCGCTGCACAAGGATGTCCACGCCAGCGGCAACGAGAACCCGGTGTTCTCCGACCCGAAGAACGTGGTCGATGGTGACCCTGAAAGCCGCTGGTCGTCGGACTTCAATGACGATGCCTACATCGATATCGATCTGGGCAGGCCGCAGGCGATCAACAAGGTGGAACTGCTGTGGCAGCTTGCCTATGGCAAGGCCTACCGCATCGAAGTGTCCATCGATGGCAATGACTGGAAGACCGTCTACAACCAGAAGGCCGGTCGTGGCGGTGAAGAGAAGCTGTCCTTCCAGACCGTGATGGCCCAGCATGTCCGCATGCAGGGTGTGAAGCGCAATACCGAATACGGTTACTCGCTGTTCGAGTTCCGCGTGTTCGGCCCGCAGTTGAGCATCGTGACCCAGCCGGTCGCACAGACCGTGACCCAGGGCCAGTCGGCCCACTTCAGCCTGTCGGTGATCGGTTCGCCGGAGCTGAGCTACCAGTGGTTCAAGAACGGTGAACGGGTGGCCACCACCAGCGAACCGTCCTATGACACGCCCGCGACCACGGCAGCCGACAACGGTGCCGTCTTCGCTGTCGTGGCCTCGGTGGGCAACAGCCAGGTCAAGAGCGATGACGTGGTGCTGACCGTGCTGCCGTCCAACCACGGTGGTGGTGACAACGGCAACGGCCAGAACCCGGGTGGCAACCCGCAGCAGCCGGTCGATCCGACCCCCACGCCCAGCCTCTCGCTGGGCAAGCGCGCCTACTCCAGCGGTGTCGAGAGCCCGATTGCCACCCCGGCAATCAACGCGATCGATGGCCGCCTGGATACGCGCTGGGCGTCGGACTTCCATGACGATGCCTGGCTGACCGTGGACCTGGGTGTGCCGGGCACGGTGACCGGTGTCGGCCTGCGTTGGGAACGTGCCTATGGTGCGGCCTACCTGATCCAGACCTCCGGCAACGGCCAGGACTGGACCACGGTGTACACGCAGAACGCCGGCCAGGGGGGCAATGAAGCGCTGAGCTTCACCCCGGTGCAGGCGCGCTACGTGCGCATGCAGGGCGTTCGTCGCGCCTCGCAGTACGGTTATTCGCTGCATGAGTTCGAGATCTACGGCACGCCGGCGTCCGGTACCGTGCCGCCGCAGCCGGTGGACCTGGCCCAGGGCCGTGCCACCGTCGCCAGTGGCAGCGAGGACGCCGGCCGGCTCGGCGGCGCCCTGGCGGTGGATGGCAAGGACGACACCCGCTGGTCGTCGGATTTCCATGACAACGCATGGATCTACGTCGACCTGGGCAGCGTCCAGCCGGTGGGCCAGGTGGTGCTGAACTGGGAACGTGCCTACGGTGCGGCCTACAGCATCCAGCTGTCCTCCGACGCTCAGACGTGGAACACCGTGTATAACCAGACCGCCGGCAGCGGTGGCCTGGAGCACATCCGTATCGATGCTGCACAGGCACGTTACGTGCGTATGCAGGGTGTGCGTCGTGGCACCGACTACGGCTATTCGCTGGAAGCCTTCGAGGTGTACGCCCCGCAGGATGGCCAGATCCCGCCGACCCAGCCTGACCCGCAACCGCAGCCCAAGCCGCCCGTGATCCAGACCCAGCCGGTCAACGTCGCGGTCACGGTCGGGGCGGCCGCACGCTTCTCCGTCGCGGTGGCGCAGGCCGATGGCCTGAGCTACCAGTGGAGCCGCAACGGCCAGGCGATCGCCGGTGCCACCGGCAGCAGCTACGTGCTCGCTGCCACCACCCTGGCCGACAACGGCGCCGTGTTCACCGTCACGGTGACCAATGCCGCCGGCCTGTCGACCACCTCGCAGCCGGCCACCCTGGTGGTGCAGGCCAATGAGGGAGGCACCACGCCGCCCAACCCGGGCGACGATGATGGCACCACCGTTCCGGACTACACCGTTTACCCCAACGCCCTGGGCGTGGCACTGAAGAACCGTACCCACGGCAAGTTCAGTGACGACCAGGTCTATGTGGCGGTGATCGCGCGTGATCCGAACGAGAACGGCCGCTTCGTATATCTCACGCCCGATGGCACCCCGGTGCCGATGACGGTGGCCGACAACGAAGCTGCCAACCATCTGACCAAGAACGGCCAGAACTACAGCAACTACTTCTTCACCCTTGCGCAGAGCAAGCTGCTGAAGATGCCGAAGCTGGACGGCGGCCGTATCTTCGTCTCGCTGGGCTCGCCGATGTACATCAAGGTCAATGAGGACATCAACCACCAGGTCGGCTTCGCCGGCCCGAACGTCCTCAATCCCACCGACCCGAACATCGACGTGCACTTCGACTGGTATGAGTTCACCTACAACAACATTGGTCTGTGGCTGAACAATACCCAGGTGGACCAGTTCGGCTTCCCGCTGGTGGAAGACGTCTATGGTGACAACCGCACGTGGCACCAGCGCACGGGCATCGTGGAATCCCGCGACGTGATCATGGCGGCCTACGCCAAGGAAGTGCCGCCGGAGTTCATGGTGACCAAGCCGACGGCGCAGCGCATCATGGCGCCGGCCAAGGGCAGCTTCGATGAGGGCCAGGTCAACGGCCACTACTTCGATGCCTACGTGAACCAGGTGTGGGATTACTACCGCACCCACACCCTGCGCTTCACCCTGGGCGCACAGCAGTTCACCGCTGTGACCGAGGGCGAGGAACTGGTGTTCACCACGGTCGTGCCGCAGGGTTCGACCGAGCCGCCCAAGGTGTACCGCATCGGCAAGCCCAACACCCAGGAAATCCTGGAAGGCAAGGGCAAGCTGGCCAGCGGTGACAGCACCGAACTGCAGATCGAAACGCGCCTGTGTGCCGGCTTCAACCGTCACATCATGGAAGATGCGTCGATCTGGGATGCGCATACGGCTGGCTGGTACGCCACCGGTCCGTACAACGCCTATGCCAAGTTCTGGCACGACCACAGCGTGGATGGAAAGGCCTATGGCTTCTCCTACGACGACGTGTCCGACCAGAGCTCGACCATCATGGCGCCCAAGCCCGAGCACGTCGTGCTGGGGATCGGCTGGTAA